From a region of the Nonlabens sp. Hel1_33_55 genome:
- the dut gene encoding dUTP diphosphatase, with protein MTIKIINKSAHDLPAYETVGSAGMDIRASITESIVLKPLERAIVKTGLFIELPLGTEAQVRPRSGLAAKKGITVLNAPGTIDADYRGEIGVILVNLSNEDFTIENGERIAQLVIAKHEQPTWEEVEVLSDTDRGAGGFGSTGVK; from the coding sequence ATGACTATAAAAATTATTAATAAATCCGCTCACGACTTACCAGCTTATGAAACTGTAGGTAGTGCAGGAATGGATATACGAGCATCCATAACCGAATCTATTGTTCTAAAACCATTAGAGCGAGCGATTGTAAAAACAGGTTTGTTCATAGAATTACCTTTAGGAACCGAAGCTCAAGTGAGACCACGCAGCGGTCTTGCTGCCAAAAAAGGAATCACCGTGCTCAACGCACCGGGAACCATCGATGCCGATTATCGAGGCGAGATAGGTGTGATTTTAGTGAATTTATCCAATGAGGATTTCACCATAGAAAACGGCGAGCGCATTGCTCAATTAGTCATTGCAAAACATGAGCAACCTACTTGGGAAGAAGTGGAAGTATTGAGTGATACAGATCGCGGTGCAGGTGGTTTTGGGAGTACTGGAGTGAAGTAA
- a CDS encoding RNA polymerase sigma factor, which produces MVQLQIIEGCKNGDRKAQRALYDQYSAAIYGCCLKYAPSAQEAQDILQDSFITIYDKIGQFDHKGSFEGWCKRIAINTALQRYRDSKVYLLEDEKNIVIDIPVTEDLEEIGLDDLLDMIRRLPDRYRMVFSMYTLDGYSHKEIAALMKINEGTSKSNLSRARASLQQMIEAWRRENTNDAI; this is translated from the coding sequence GTGGTACAACTACAAATCATTGAAGGATGTAAGAATGGTGATCGTAAAGCGCAGCGAGCGCTTTACGATCAATATTCTGCTGCCATATATGGTTGTTGTTTAAAGTATGCGCCTAGTGCGCAAGAAGCGCAGGACATTTTACAAGATAGTTTCATAACCATCTATGATAAAATTGGACAATTTGACCACAAAGGTTCTTTTGAAGGATGGTGTAAAAGGATAGCTATAAACACCGCATTACAGCGATATAGGGATTCTAAAGTCTATTTGCTGGAAGATGAGAAAAATATAGTAATAGACATTCCTGTCACAGAAGATTTAGAAGAAATAGGACTGGATGACTTATTAGATATGATACGACGATTACCAGACAGATATAGAATGGTTTTTTCCATGTATACATTAGACGGGTATAGTCATAAAGAAATTGCAGCGTTGATGAAGATCAATGAAGGAACATCAAAATCCAATCTGTCAAGAGCACGAGCCAGTTTACAACAAATGATAGAAGCGTGGCGCAGGGAAAATACGAATGACGCCATATAA
- a CDS encoding tetratricopeptide repeat protein, with protein sequence MKKVSSITLIFGLTVMLASAQEEVSQTPAEDACACIANIDINEDKKTQNEQIKKCIKDAIMSDQLFNKLSGALEKAKDSTANGEDVNITINAMEGYEKIERELIDDCKALNILLNNAKPSSVNSYSDNEKAMEYYNQGYQVYNAGNFEKAVELYGKAVKEDKDFAFAWDMLGVSHRRLDNYKEAIKAYKTSLKVDPYGRMPLQNLPIVYRLEKDYEKAAKAYQEFIKQYPNDPEGYFGLSQCGLLLKDYELAADNIFPAYKMYAEVNSPYKQDAEKVLSAVYQGMKENGTLDKFREYAEKHKVEITE encoded by the coding sequence ATGAAAAAAGTAAGCTCGATTACCCTGATTTTTGGATTGACCGTGATGTTGGCTAGTGCCCAGGAAGAAGTATCGCAAACACCTGCTGAAGACGCTTGCGCGTGCATCGCCAATATTGATATCAACGAGGATAAAAAAACGCAGAACGAGCAAATCAAGAAATGCATTAAAGATGCGATAATGTCAGATCAATTGTTCAATAAACTCTCTGGCGCATTGGAAAAAGCCAAGGATTCTACGGCAAACGGAGAAGATGTCAACATCACCATCAATGCAATGGAAGGTTATGAAAAGATTGAGCGTGAATTGATTGATGATTGCAAGGCACTCAACATACTACTTAATAATGCAAAACCTTCTAGTGTTAATTCTTATAGCGATAACGAGAAGGCGATGGAATACTACAATCAAGGCTATCAAGTGTATAATGCTGGTAATTTTGAGAAGGCTGTTGAATTGTATGGAAAGGCTGTAAAAGAAGATAAAGACTTTGCTTTTGCCTGGGATATGCTAGGCGTTTCACACCGTCGATTAGATAATTATAAAGAAGCGATTAAGGCTTACAAGACCTCGCTTAAAGTTGATCCTTACGGTAGGATGCCATTACAAAATCTTCCTATCGTATACAGACTTGAAAAAGATTATGAAAAGGCAGCAAAAGCTTATCAAGAATTCATAAAACAATACCCCAACGATCCAGAAGGTTATTTTGGGCTATCACAATGTGGGTTGCTTTTGAAGGATTATGAGCTTGCCGCTGACAATATCTTTCCTGCCTATAAAATGTATGCCGAGGTCAACTCTCCTTATAAGCAAGACGCTGAAAAGGTCCTAAGTGCAGTTTATCAAGGCATGAAAGAAAACGGAACGCTAGATAAGTTTAGGGAATACGCAGAAAAGCACAAGGTAGAGATCACAGAATAA
- the rsmI gene encoding 16S rRNA (cytidine(1402)-2'-O)-methyltransferase: protein MKLYLVPTPIGNLADMTYRAVEVLNSVDLILAEDTRTSGKLLNHYGIKTNMLSYHMHNEHKISDSIVTRIKGGETMALITDAGTPGISDPGFLLSRKLIAADVAIESLPGATAFVPALVCSGLPSDKFVFEGFLPVKKGRQTRLKELAEETRTIIFYESPHKLLKTLTDFQTHYGADRQISVSREITKMFEEHYRGTVAEAIQHFTDIKPRGEFVVVLGGK from the coding sequence ATGAAACTCTATCTTGTCCCAACGCCCATCGGTAATCTTGCAGACATGACCTATCGTGCGGTTGAAGTATTAAATAGCGTGGATTTAATCCTTGCAGAGGATACCAGAACCAGCGGAAAATTACTCAACCACTACGGCATCAAGACTAATATGCTGTCGTACCACATGCATAATGAGCACAAGATTTCAGATAGCATTGTGACTAGAATTAAAGGTGGAGAAACCATGGCACTCATCACAGATGCTGGAACGCCTGGAATAAGTGATCCTGGGTTTTTGCTTTCGCGAAAGCTGATTGCCGCAGATGTAGCGATAGAATCATTACCTGGTGCTACAGCCTTTGTTCCGGCACTCGTCTGCTCAGGTCTGCCCAGTGATAAATTTGTTTTTGAAGGTTTCCTACCCGTCAAAAAAGGCCGCCAGACCAGACTCAAAGAACTCGCCGAAGAAACCAGAACCATCATCTTCTACGAGTCACCACACAAACTACTAAAAACCCTAACCGATTTCCAAACCCATTACGGTGCTGACAGACAGATTTCTGTTTCTAGAGAAATCACCAAAATGTTTGAAGAACACTACCGTGGTACTGTTGCAGAAGCTATCCAGCATTTTACAGACATTAAGCCTAGAGGTGAGTTTGTTGTTGTTTTGGGTGGGAAATAA
- the recA gene encoding recombinase RecA, translating into MADDKEKAAKAKALKLTLDKLDKAYGKGTVMKMGDRQVVDVESISTGSLALNAALGVGGYPRGRVIEIYGPESSGKTTLTLHAIAEAQKAGGIAAFIDAEHAFDRFYAEKLGVDLENLIISQPDHGEQALEITENLIRSGAIDIIVIDSVAALTPKSEIEGEMGDSKMGLHARLMSQALRKLTGTISKTNCTVIFINQLREKIGVMFGNPETTTGGNALKFYASVRLDIRRSTQIKSTDGSVQGNKTRVKVVKNKVAAPFRTAEFDILYGEGISKIGEVIDLGVDYEIINKAGSWFSYGDTKLGQGRDSVKSILKDNPDLQDELELKIMESIKLANS; encoded by the coding sequence ATGGCAGACGATAAGGAAAAAGCAGCAAAAGCGAAGGCGCTCAAATTGACGCTGGACAAGCTGGATAAGGCATACGGCAAGGGAACGGTAATGAAGATGGGCGACCGTCAGGTGGTTGATGTGGAGTCGATTTCTACGGGATCGCTTGCATTGAACGCAGCGCTAGGTGTAGGTGGATACCCACGTGGTCGTGTGATCGAGATCTATGGTCCTGAATCATCTGGTAAGACTACATTAACATTACACGCAATTGCTGAGGCTCAAAAAGCTGGCGGTATTGCAGCGTTTATTGATGCAGAACATGCTTTTGATAGATTTTATGCAGAGAAACTAGGTGTGGATCTTGAAAATCTTATCATCTCACAACCTGATCATGGTGAGCAGGCTCTTGAGATTACGGAAAATCTAATTCGTTCTGGTGCGATTGATATTATCGTAATTGACTCGGTTGCGGCTTTGACTCCTAAGAGTGAGATTGAAGGAGAAATGGGTGATTCAAAAATGGGGTTGCACGCTCGTTTGATGTCACAAGCTCTTAGAAAATTAACGGGAACAATTTCTAAAACGAACTGTACGGTGATCTTCATCAACCAGTTGCGTGAGAAGATAGGTGTGATGTTTGGTAATCCAGAGACGACAACTGGTGGTAATGCATTGAAATTTTATGCATCGGTACGATTGGATATTAGAAGGTCTACTCAAATAAAAAGTACTGACGGTAGCGTTCAAGGTAACAAGACTCGTGTAAAAGTGGTTAAGAACAAGGTGGCGGCACCATTCCGCACCGCAGAATTTGATATTCTTTACGGTGAAGGAATTTCCAAAATAGGTGAGGTGATCGATCTAGGTGTAGATTATGAAATTATCAATAAGGCTGGATCTTGGTTCTCTTATGGAGACACTAAATTAGGTCAAGGTCGTGACAGTGTGAAGAGTATTCTTAAAGACAATCCAGATCTACAGGACGAACTGGAGCTGAAAATTATGGAATCAATCAAGTTGGCGAACAGTTAG
- a CDS encoding outer membrane beta-barrel protein encodes MEDKKNIDRLFQEKFRDFKPAAPAESWDAIEARLNKDKKRPAILPLWWKVAGVAAVLAVLLSVFIWNTDDTISNENIVIEESLENGDPIKNEGIVIDDSDSSTSDSIDSSGERFNNEPNQDVNGTVTNNNDNSIANRSDNEEPSKIGKEVNQAPQENKANLNQQENSIAQNSNSSASNDNTASNSNANTADNGNLKDQASKPVIDQAIEDAVAMDQSPTESEDLDKERASLESLEDIAAANNVSDKEEDPVKSKKWSAATVVAPVYASSLNGSSINDRVSRDSQNAQTDISYGVAVSYAIDSRWSVRTGLHQVNVNYNNENINYGLNANTLILNNDQARTIYDVSAVNAPRPAMFASMNSFDQELRSAQVVSSFNGEMSQQLGYLEMPFEVSYRLVDKKFGVSVLGGFSALLLTNNNVSIVNDTRRLDLGSDDNFSDFNQSANFGLGIDYQFAKNLGLTLEPTFKYQLSSLKENTADFRPYTIGVYTGLMYRF; translated from the coding sequence ATGGAAGACAAAAAGAACATAGACCGATTATTCCAGGAGAAGTTCAGGGATTTCAAACCAGCTGCACCAGCTGAGTCTTGGGATGCCATTGAGGCTCGACTGAATAAAGATAAGAAGCGACCAGCAATACTACCGTTATGGTGGAAAGTTGCCGGAGTCGCTGCTGTTCTTGCGGTATTATTATCTGTATTTATTTGGAATACTGATGACACTATATCCAACGAAAATATAGTGATTGAAGAATCCTTGGAAAATGGTGATCCAATAAAAAATGAAGGAATCGTAATTGATGATTCAGATTCTTCAACGTCAGACAGTATTGATTCTTCAGGTGAGCGTTTTAATAACGAACCAAATCAAGATGTAAATGGAACTGTTACCAATAATAATGATAACAGTATAGCCAATAGGTCTGATAATGAAGAGCCCAGTAAGATTGGAAAGGAAGTTAATCAGGCACCTCAAGAAAATAAAGCTAATCTGAACCAGCAAGAGAATAGTATTGCCCAAAACAGCAATTCATCTGCATCCAATGATAATACAGCTTCAAATAGCAACGCAAACACTGCTGATAATGGAAACTTGAAAGATCAAGCATCTAAGCCTGTTATTGACCAGGCCATTGAAGATGCAGTCGCTATGGATCAATCGCCAACAGAGTCTGAAGATTTGGATAAGGAAAGGGCATCCTTGGAAAGTCTAGAAGATATAGCTGCTGCAAATAATGTTAGTGACAAAGAAGAAGATCCAGTGAAAAGCAAGAAATGGAGTGCCGCTACTGTGGTGGCTCCTGTATATGCAAGCAGCCTGAATGGTTCCTCCATTAATGATCGAGTATCTCGAGATAGCCAGAATGCACAGACTGATATAAGTTATGGTGTCGCTGTTTCCTATGCGATTGATTCACGATGGTCAGTGCGTACAGGTCTACATCAAGTGAATGTGAACTATAATAATGAAAATATTAATTATGGGTTGAACGCCAACACTTTGATTCTTAATAATGATCAGGCCAGGACAATCTATGATGTGAGCGCCGTTAATGCGCCACGGCCAGCGATGTTTGCCAGCATGAATAGCTTTGATCAAGAGTTGAGAAGCGCACAGGTAGTTTCTAGTTTCAATGGTGAAATGAGCCAGCAATTGGGATATCTGGAAATGCCATTTGAGGTTAGCTACAGGTTAGTAGATAAAAAATTTGGCGTGAGTGTTTTGGGAGGTTTCAGTGCGCTTTTATTGACTAATAATAATGTGAGCATTGTAAACGATACGCGAAGGTTGGATCTGGGTAGTGATGATAATTTTAGTGATTTTAATCAGAGCGCCAATTTTGGTTTGGGCATAGATTATCAATTTGCAAAGAACTTAGGACTTACTCTGGAGCCTACTTTCAAGTATCAATTAAGCAGTTTAAAAGAAAACACAGCAGATTTCAGACCATACACAATTGGTGTATATACTGGTTTGATGTATAGATTTTAA
- a CDS encoding PhzF family phenazine biosynthesis protein, whose amino-acid sequence MTRSIPYFMVDSFTSEPFKGNPAGVCLLDESLPNDLMQSIAIEVNLSETAFVQNQGDHFSIRYFSPIMEIPLCGHATLASAKVLFEQDSDSNEIHFKTGSGLNLQASRNGEKVSLKFPNYGIVDRDAPQALLDAMGIEEVLNTAYNHENLELMIELEDADVLRNLKPDFATMKASINDISGVVVTAKSNQLDFDFESRYFWPWSGGNEDPVTGATHTFLTSYWGNKLGKTKLRAFQCSARTGILEVEILSKEQISITGDAVVVMEGRLQI is encoded by the coding sequence TTGACTAGGTCGATCCCATATTTTATGGTGGACTCATTCACCAGCGAGCCTTTTAAAGGAAATCCAGCTGGAGTTTGTTTGTTGGATGAAAGCTTGCCCAACGATTTGATGCAATCCATCGCCATTGAAGTAAATCTATCAGAAACTGCCTTTGTGCAAAATCAAGGCGATCATTTTTCCATCCGATACTTTTCTCCCATCATGGAAATACCGTTGTGTGGTCATGCGACGCTGGCGAGCGCAAAAGTTTTATTTGAACAAGACTCTGATTCAAATGAGATTCATTTCAAAACTGGATCAGGCTTGAATTTGCAAGCTTCCAGAAATGGTGAAAAAGTCTCTTTGAAATTCCCCAATTATGGAATTGTAGATCGCGATGCGCCACAAGCATTACTAGATGCTATGGGAATAGAAGAAGTTTTGAATACGGCCTATAACCATGAAAATCTGGAATTGATGATTGAGTTGGAAGATGCAGATGTATTAAGGAATCTCAAACCAGATTTTGCCACCATGAAAGCTTCCATAAACGATATTAGTGGTGTGGTCGTCACAGCAAAATCAAATCAACTCGATTTTGATTTTGAGTCCAGATATTTCTGGCCCTGGAGTGGCGGCAATGAAGATCCAGTTACAGGCGCCACACATACTTTTTTGACAAGCTATTGGGGAAATAAATTAGGAAAAACTAAACTACGTGCTTTTCAGTGCTCTGCGCGTACGGGAATTTTAGAGGTTGAAATTTTGAGTAAAGAACAGATTTCGATTACTGGTGATGCGGTGGTGGTTATGGAAGGAAGGTTACAAATTTGA
- a CDS encoding rhodanese-related sulfurtransferase, translated as MQLYNKLSAEERRELIREAGKERLTISFYQYARIGNPQLFRNHLFVAFDTQEVLGRIYVAHEGINAQLSIPADRFEEFKDFLDGIYFLENVRLNIAREHDNESFLKLKVKVRNKIVADGLEDETFDVTNKGVHVDAVKFNELIADPDTILVDMRNHYESEIGHFQNAWTPDVDTFRDSLDIIEEEIKEHKKDKKLVMYCTGGIRCEKASAYYKHRGFEDVYQLEGGIIEYHRQVTEQGLENKFRGKNFVFDHRLSEKISDEVISNCHQCGNPCDTHTNCANEACHLLFIQCEDCKTKYENTCSTECHEVIQLPYEEQKKLRAGKYNSNNIFKKGRSEKLKFKEHKID; from the coding sequence ATGCAACTGTACAACAAATTAAGTGCTGAAGAAAGACGCGAATTGATACGTGAAGCCGGCAAGGAACGACTCACGATTTCTTTCTATCAGTATGCCCGCATAGGGAACCCACAATTATTTAGAAACCATCTGTTTGTAGCGTTCGATACGCAGGAAGTTCTGGGGCGCATTTATGTAGCTCATGAAGGCATCAATGCACAGCTTTCCATTCCAGCTGATCGTTTTGAAGAGTTCAAAGATTTCCTTGATGGAATCTATTTCTTAGAAAATGTTCGATTGAACATTGCTCGTGAGCACGATAATGAGAGTTTCCTAAAGCTTAAGGTCAAGGTGCGCAACAAAATTGTGGCAGACGGTTTGGAAGACGAGACTTTTGACGTGACCAATAAAGGCGTTCATGTCGACGCCGTCAAATTCAATGAGCTCATCGCAGATCCTGATACGATTCTGGTCGACATGCGCAATCATTATGAGAGCGAGATAGGCCATTTCCAAAATGCCTGGACTCCAGACGTCGATACCTTTAGAGACAGTCTTGATATTATTGAGGAAGAAATAAAAGAGCATAAAAAAGATAAAAAACTGGTGATGTATTGTACTGGCGGAATCCGTTGTGAGAAAGCAAGTGCCTACTACAAGCATCGTGGTTTTGAAGATGTATATCAGCTGGAAGGTGGAATTATTGAGTACCATCGTCAGGTAACCGAGCAAGGATTGGAAAATAAATTCCGTGGGAAGAATTTTGTGTTTGATCACAGACTTTCTGAGAAAATCAGCGATGAGGTGATTTCGAATTGCCATCAGTGCGGTAACCCATGCGACACGCACACCAATTGTGCTAATGAAGCTTGTCACTTGCTATTCATCCAGTGCGAGGATTGTAAAACTAAATATGAAAATACCTGTAGCACAGAATGTCATGAGGTCATTCAGCTGCCTTATGAAGAGCAGAAAAAGTTGCGCGCTGGCAAGTATAACAGCAACAACATCTTTAAAAAAGGAAGGTCAGAAAAGCTGAAATTTAAAGAACATAAGATTGACTAG
- a CDS encoding lysophospholipid acyltransferase family protein produces MFPFLVLATLSEKTYGAFFKMAQIWAAVIIYGMGWWPKVYRDAHMKKGNSYMLVANHSSMADIMLMLLVAKNPFVFVGKAELVKIPIFGFFYKRTCILVDRGDPKSRKAVFDSASRRLESGVGICIFPEGGVPEDRSLLLDSFKDGAFRLAIEHQIPVVPMSFYDNKKRFPFSFFHGSPGIMRARTLQIQQTQGLQLPGDKVRFRESVRNIILNDLTKHQEIKNRPA; encoded by the coding sequence ATGTTTCCGTTTTTAGTGCTCGCTACACTTTCTGAAAAAACATACGGTGCTTTTTTTAAGATGGCCCAAATATGGGCGGCAGTTATCATTTATGGAATGGGTTGGTGGCCTAAGGTTTACCGTGATGCGCATATGAAAAAAGGGAATAGCTATATGCTTGTTGCGAACCATAGCAGTATGGCAGATATCATGCTCATGCTGCTCGTGGCTAAAAACCCGTTTGTATTTGTGGGAAAGGCAGAACTAGTGAAGATTCCAATCTTTGGCTTTTTCTATAAACGTACTTGTATTCTTGTTGACCGTGGTGATCCCAAAAGTCGCAAAGCAGTTTTTGACAGCGCTAGCCGAAGGCTGGAAAGCGGTGTAGGCATTTGTATTTTCCCAGAAGGCGGCGTACCTGAAGACAGATCGTTGTTGTTGGACAGCTTTAAGGATGGCGCTTTTCGCCTTGCGATTGAACATCAGATTCCTGTAGTTCCCATGAGTTTTTACGATAATAAAAAGCGATTTCCTTTTTCCTTTTTCCATGGGTCACCAGGAATCATGCGTGCAAGGACTCTTCAGATCCAACAAACTCAAGGCTTGCAATTGCCTGGAGATAAAGTTCGCTTTCGCGAAAGCGTAAGAAATATCATCCTCAACGATCTTACCAAACATCAGGAAATAAAAAACCGCCCTGCATAG
- a CDS encoding lipopolysaccharide biosynthesis protein, whose amino-acid sequence MSSINRLFKHTFVYGLATVLPRLLTVLLTLLLTEYLPSKTAFGEVSIIFSWIILANVILTYGMETAFFRFRESEDDNKVISTGLISLLVTTTAFVVIAFLGLDQIAAWSGKSADYWKWVIGILAFDTLMVIPFAWMRAQGKAMKYAVVKMINVIISVGMTAIFLIWLPDLPALAEFLPTDKVELYFIALMAASAFTLLVVCRIYFRKWEFDAGLWKQMLRYGFPILIAGIAFAINETFDKILLEWLLPEDSTAQVGVYTACYRVAVGMTLFATAFKLGIEPFFFSESKSENATATYAMITKMFVVLGSIALISYTVFIDVIKRAIIAEEYWEALDIVPVVLVAYLFFGIYQTLSVWYKVTDRTSYGAYISVLGAVITIGFNIWLIPIIGYMASALTTCAAYGLMMVVSYLLGRKHYHIPYEVGNMLLYLVISIGSTALFFYGIRDYFGPNTWQMYLSGIALAGLVSLFILSRERTFIKSLLKKS is encoded by the coding sequence TTGAGTTCCATCAATCGTCTTTTTAAGCACACATTTGTGTATGGTCTGGCAACCGTTTTGCCCAGATTATTGACGGTTCTACTTACTCTTTTACTCACTGAATATCTGCCCAGCAAAACCGCTTTTGGCGAGGTGTCCATTATTTTTTCATGGATCATTCTTGCTAACGTGATCTTGACTTATGGTATGGAGACTGCATTTTTTCGCTTTCGCGAAAGCGAGGACGATAACAAGGTCATTAGCACAGGACTGATTTCGCTACTAGTTACAACCACTGCATTTGTAGTGATTGCTTTTTTGGGCTTAGACCAAATCGCAGCATGGTCCGGTAAGTCTGCAGATTATTGGAAATGGGTAATCGGTATTTTGGCTTTTGATACTTTGATGGTCATTCCTTTTGCGTGGATGCGTGCGCAGGGAAAAGCGATGAAGTATGCGGTGGTTAAGATGATCAACGTGATCATATCCGTTGGGATGACGGCGATCTTTTTGATCTGGTTGCCAGACCTGCCAGCATTAGCAGAATTCTTACCAACAGATAAGGTAGAACTTTATTTTATCGCGCTTATGGCAGCAAGCGCATTCACGCTTCTGGTGGTTTGTAGAATCTACTTCCGTAAATGGGAATTTGATGCTGGTTTGTGGAAGCAAATGTTGAGGTACGGTTTTCCTATTTTAATTGCAGGAATCGCTTTTGCCATCAATGAAACCTTTGATAAGATTTTACTGGAATGGTTGCTTCCTGAAGACTCCACAGCTCAAGTTGGTGTATATACAGCTTGTTACAGAGTTGCCGTAGGAATGACCTTGTTTGCCACAGCTTTCAAATTAGGAATTGAACCTTTCTTTTTTAGTGAATCTAAAAGTGAAAACGCTACCGCCACCTATGCCATGATTACCAAAATGTTTGTGGTGCTAGGTTCCATTGCTTTGATTTCATACACTGTTTTTATTGACGTGATTAAACGCGCCATCATTGCAGAGGAATATTGGGAAGCGCTGGACATTGTACCAGTAGTTCTTGTGGCGTATCTATTTTTCGGTATTTATCAAACGCTTTCTGTGTGGTACAAAGTAACAGATCGTACAAGTTATGGCGCTTACATTTCTGTTTTAGGAGCTGTAATAACAATAGGATTCAATATCTGGCTGATTCCAATCATCGGGTATATGGCGAGTGCCTTAACCACCTGTGCCGCTTATGGATTGATGATGGTGGTCTCGTATTTATTGGGAAGAAAGCATTATCACATTCCGTATGAGGTTGGAAACATGCTGTTGTATTTAGTTATTTCTATTGGCTCCACGGCACTGTTTTTCTATGGAATACGAGATTACTTTGGGCCCAATACTTGGCAAATGTATTTATCGGGAATTGCGTTGGCTGGACTTGTTTCGCTGTTCATTCTAAGCCGAGAAAGAACTTTTATCAAATCATTACTCAAAAAATCATGA
- a CDS encoding YitT family protein, whose protein sequence is MNPFLANIIINTTDKFRKNKRPEKLPSEYRLAKQYKLLVTAVKRNIKNFVLITTGIFSASFGFKGFLLTNDFIDGGATGISLLLAALTEVPLYVFLILVNLPFIILGYKMMGKRFAVMTLLAIIGLALCVALVPFPNVTDDDLLVAVFGGFFLGAGIGLSIRGGAVIDGTEILAIFLSRKFSVSIGDIIIVINIVIFSVAAYLLSIEIALYSMITYIVASKTLDFVIEGIEEYIGVTIISSQSSRIKEMIVEKLGRGVTLYKGQGGYVKDGESDEKIIIFTVITRLELNKLNTEIEKIEPDAFIVMNTIKDIKGGMIKKRPLAH, encoded by the coding sequence TTGAATCCATTTCTTGCAAATATTATTATCAATACGACGGATAAGTTCAGGAAGAACAAACGTCCGGAAAAACTACCTTCTGAATACCGCCTTGCCAAACAATACAAATTACTAGTAACGGCTGTGAAGCGTAACATCAAAAACTTTGTGTTGATCACGACGGGTATTTTCTCTGCTTCCTTTGGCTTTAAGGGATTTTTGTTGACCAATGATTTTATTGATGGTGGCGCAACGGGAATTTCCCTTTTGTTGGCCGCACTGACTGAAGTTCCGCTTTATGTATTCTTGATTTTGGTAAATCTCCCATTCATCATTTTGGGTTATAAAATGATGGGAAAACGATTTGCAGTAATGACACTGCTTGCGATTATAGGCCTTGCACTTTGTGTGGCTTTGGTTCCTTTTCCCAATGTGACAGATGATGATTTATTGGTAGCGGTTTTTGGCGGATTTTTCCTCGGTGCTGGAATAGGGCTTTCCATTAGAGGTGGCGCAGTGATAGACGGTACAGAAATTCTAGCCATATTCTTGAGCAGGAAATTCAGCGTGAGTATTGGTGATATCATCATCGTGATTAATATCGTGATATTCTCGGTTGCGGCTTATTTGCTTTCCATTGAAATTGCACTTTATTCAATGATTACCTATATCGTTGCTTCAAAAACACTTGATTTTGTCATAGAAGGTATTGAGGAATATATAGGAGTTACCATTATCTCTTCCCAAAGCAGTCGTATTAAGGAAATGATTGTGGAAAAGTTGGGTCGTGGAGTAACCCTTTACAAAGGTCAAGGTGGTTATGTAAAAGACGGTGAGTCAGATGAGAAGATCATCATTTTTACTGTCATCACCCGACTGGAATTGAATAAGCTCAATACCGAAATTGAAAAGATTGAACCCGACGCTTTTATCGTCATGAACACCATCAAGGACATCAAAGGCGGAATGATCAAAAAGCGACCACTCGCTCATTAA